The Syngnathoides biaculeatus isolate LvHL_M chromosome 6, ASM1980259v1, whole genome shotgun sequence genome has a window encoding:
- the si:dkey-12e7.1 gene encoding uncharacterized protein si:dkey-12e7.1: protein MSPRKRPLVPVSSRRKAEDDYFPFNFLPVECQLHVFSFLNEVDKCSCALVCLSWSCLVRSWKLWRVADYSRRGVFHLGQEGQLVSNREFERWKSWVHHYTHHLISRRASLLTLKASFDLGDRCNKWGDLLSHLMDNVHCRDLSHLDLNWTYTLLEPLDLRLHSSSSSHQDSITKMDQVTNFQELLTKLTQSCPRITKMRLHFDWSDLSVSLLTHFQQLRVLELKYFWAFKGVTPSTLQTLTTSLPNLKSLTLNILVPLRNLGISYSLESLSLEFLDVSPSRGLVFSCLKLPALRELRAKKIVRGITLDRRTRLRIQSRWPCLYHVLREGTPRLQALNNERLLPTWREKSYGELSAILEGSCYCVQHLDSWLW from the exons ATGTCTCCACGTAAAAGACCGTTGGTTCCTGTTAGCAGCCGTCGCAAAGCAGAGGACGACTACTTCCCTTTCAACTTCCTGCCTGTGGAGTGCCAGCtacatgtattttcatttttgaatgaGGTGGATAAATGTAGTTGTGCTCTGGTTTGCTTGAGCTGGAGTTGCCTTGTTCGTTCATGGAAGCTGTGGCGAGTTGCTGACTATTCCCGTCGAGGCGTCTTCCACCTGGGTCAGGAGGGACAGCTTGTTTCCAATCGTGAGTTTGAGAGGTGGAAATCCTGGGTTCACCACTACACCCACCATCTCATCTCGCGCCGGGCCAGCCTTCTTACACTGAAGGCCAGCTTTGATTTGGGGGATCGCTGTAATAAGTGGGGTGACCTGCTAAGCCACCTTATGGATAATGTCCACTGCAGGGACCTAAGTCATCTCGACCTCAACTGGACATATACACTTCTTGAACCTCTGGATCTCAGGCTGCACTCCAGCTCTAGTTCCCATCAGGACAGCATTACCAAAATGGATCAG GTGACCAATTTCCAGGAGCTGTTGACCAAACTCACTCAGAGCTGTCCTCGTATCACCAAGATGCGGTTACACTTTGACTGGTCAGATTTGTCAGTGTCTCTGCTCACCCACTTCCAGCAGCTCCGGGTACTTGAACTCAAGTATTTCTGGGCCTTCAAAGGAGTGACTCCATCCACACTGCAGACCCTCACAACATCCCTGCCTAACCTAAAATCTCTGACCTTAAACATCCTTGTGCCGCTGAGGAACCTCGGAATTTCCTACAGTCTGGAATCACTTTCTTTGGAGTTCTTGGATGTGTCACCCAGCAGAGGCCTGGTCTTTTCCTGTCTAAAATTACCGGCTCTGCGTGAGCTCAGAGCCAAGAAGATTGTTCGCGGCATCACATTGGACAGGCGCACCAGGCTGAGGATCCAGAGTCGGTGGCCTTGCTTGTATCATGTCCTTCGGGAAGGGACGCCAAGACTCCAGGCCCTCAACAATGAGAGACTCCTTCCTACGTGGAGAGAGAAAAGCTACGGGGAACTGTCAGCCATCCTGGAAGGGTCCTGTTATTGTGTCCAGCATCTAGACAGCTGGCTGTGGTAA